A stretch of the Mesorhizobium huakuii genome encodes the following:
- the murI gene encoding glutamate racemase, protein MNDRSSHRPILMFDSGVGGLTVLREARVLMPDRRFIYVADDAAFPFGAWEEPALRTHILELFAKLLDRFAPAISVIACNTASTLVIDALRDAFPGHPFVGTVPAVKPAAERTRSGLVSVLATPGTVKRQYTRDLISKWAQKCHVRLVGSDRLAGLAEVYMREGFVDEEAVRAEISPCFMEHDGLRTDIVVLACTHYPFLVNRMRKTAPWPVDWIDPAEAIARRALSLLPPVDGPLPQGEPDIAVFTSGKADFAVSRLMQGFGLVAETSAA, encoded by the coding sequence ATGAACGATCGATCAAGCCACCGCCCGATCCTGATGTTCGATTCCGGCGTCGGCGGGTTGACCGTTTTGCGCGAGGCGCGCGTGCTGATGCCGGACCGGCGCTTCATCTATGTCGCCGACGATGCCGCCTTTCCGTTCGGCGCCTGGGAAGAACCGGCACTGCGCACCCATATACTCGAGCTCTTCGCCAAGCTGCTCGACCGGTTTGCGCCGGCGATTTCCGTCATCGCCTGCAACACCGCCTCGACGTTGGTGATCGATGCGCTGCGCGATGCCTTTCCCGGCCATCCCTTCGTCGGCACCGTGCCGGCGGTCAAGCCGGCGGCGGAGCGCACCCGCTCGGGCCTGGTTTCGGTGCTGGCGACGCCGGGTACGGTGAAGCGGCAATACACGCGCGACCTGATCAGCAAATGGGCACAGAAATGCCATGTCCGCCTGGTTGGCAGCGACAGGCTGGCGGGGCTTGCCGAAGTCTATATGCGCGAGGGCTTTGTCGACGAGGAGGCCGTGCGCGCCGAGATCTCGCCCTGCTTCATGGAACATGACGGGCTGAGAACCGACATCGTCGTGCTTGCCTGCACGCACTATCCGTTCCTGGTCAACCGCATGCGCAAGACCGCGCCCTGGCCGGTCGACTGGATCGATCCGGCCGAGGCGATCGCCAGGCGAGCCCTCTCCCTGCTGCCGCCCGTCGATGGGCCGCTGCCGCAAGGCGAGCCCGATATCGCGGTCTTCACGTCAGGCAAGGCGGATTTCGCCGTCAGCAGGCTGATGCAGGGCTTTGGGTTGGTGGCGGAAACGTCTGCCGCCTAA
- a CDS encoding SDR family oxidoreductase yields MNILVLGGYGLIGDAIVGRLLRDGHHVTGLGRDVGDAGRRRPAVRWIAADMSKLLAAEDWLPVVAGMDAVVNAAGVLQDGPRDRLDAVHRGSVVALVAACEQAGVHRFAQISAIGADVASANPFFSTKAQGDRAVASSSLEWTILRPGLVIAPAAYGGTALLRALAAFPGFVPAVMPRQPIQTAAVTEIAEAVSRAVAGSLPRLAVDLVEANARPLADVLLALRAWLGLPPARVVPMPAILGRLAGAVADMLGILGWRSPLRCAALAAVARGVTGDASAWNQVCDRPLQPLEATLADMPANVQERWFARLWLAKPVIFACLSLFWLVSGIVGLIRQEAAADLLVSHGVSASFAHLSVLAGSAADMLVGAAVVVRSLARRALLAMIAITLSYLAAATLLVPGLWLDPLGPLVKTIPALCLVVVALAVLDER; encoded by the coding sequence ATGAATATTCTCGTCCTCGGCGGCTATGGTTTGATCGGGGACGCAATCGTTGGCCGTTTGCTACGCGACGGTCATCATGTCACCGGTCTCGGCCGCGATGTCGGGGATGCCGGGCGGCGCCGCCCGGCGGTTCGCTGGATCGCGGCGGACATGTCGAAACTGCTCGCCGCTGAAGACTGGCTGCCGGTGGTCGCAGGCATGGACGCGGTGGTCAATGCGGCGGGCGTCTTGCAGGACGGCCCGCGCGACCGCCTCGACGCCGTTCACCGGGGCTCGGTGGTGGCACTCGTCGCGGCCTGCGAACAGGCCGGCGTGCACCGCTTTGCGCAGATCTCCGCGATCGGTGCCGATGTCGCTTCGGCAAATCCTTTCTTCAGCACCAAGGCGCAAGGCGACAGGGCCGTCGCAAGCTCCTCGCTTGAATGGACCATCCTGCGGCCCGGCCTGGTGATCGCGCCCGCCGCCTATGGCGGCACGGCGCTTCTGCGCGCCCTTGCGGCATTCCCCGGTTTTGTTCCGGCCGTCATGCCGCGCCAGCCGATCCAGACCGCAGCGGTCACCGAAATTGCCGAAGCGGTGTCACGGGCGGTCGCCGGATCGCTGCCGCGACTTGCCGTCGATCTCGTCGAAGCCAATGCCAGACCGCTCGCCGATGTTCTGCTGGCCTTGCGTGCGTGGCTTGGTCTGCCGCCGGCGAGAGTGGTGCCGATGCCGGCCATTCTCGGCCGGCTTGCGGGCGCCGTTGCCGATATGCTTGGCATTCTCGGTTGGCGGTCTCCGTTGCGCTGTGCAGCCCTTGCCGCGGTGGCGCGCGGCGTGACAGGCGATGCCTCGGCCTGGAACCAGGTTTGCGACCGTCCGCTTCAGCCGCTGGAGGCAACGCTGGCCGACATGCCCGCAAATGTCCAGGAACGATGGTTTGCCCGCCTCTGGCTGGCGAAACCTGTCATCTTCGCCTGCCTCTCCCTGTTCTGGCTTGTTTCGGGGATCGTCGGCCTGATCCGGCAAGAGGCGGCGGCGGATCTCCTTGTTTCGCACGGCGTGTCGGCGAGCTTCGCCCATCTGTCGGTTCTGGCCGGAAGTGCGGCGGATATGCTGGTTGGCGCGGCTGTCGTGGTCCGATCCCTGGCCCGACGCGCGCTGCTGGCAATGATTGCGATCACGCTGTCCTATCTGGCGGCGGCGACGCTTCTTGTCCCTGGTCTATGGCTTGATCCACTGGGACCGCTGGTCAAGACGATCCCCGCGCTTTGCCTGGTGGTGGTGGCGCTGGCGGTGCTCGACGAGCGATGA
- a CDS encoding NADP-dependent isocitrate dehydrogenase, producing MAKIKVANPVVELDGDEMTRIIWQFIKDKLIHPYLDLKLEYYDLGIEHRDATNDQVTIDSANAIKKWGVGVKCATITPDEQRVEEFKLKKMWKSPNGTIRNILGGTIFREPIIMKNVPRLVPGWTKPIIVGRHAFGDQYRATDFRFPGKGKLTIKFVGEDGQVIEHDVYDAPGAGVAMAMYNLDESIREFARASLNYGLLRNYPVYLSTKNTILKAYDGRFKDIFQEVYEAEFEAEFKSKKLWYEHRLIDDMVASALKWSGGYVWACKNYDGDVQSDTVAQGFGSLGLMTSVLMTPDGKTVEAEAAHGTVTRHYRQHQKGEETSTNSIASIFAWTRGLAHRAKLDDNAELKRFAETLEKVCIQTVESGFMTKDLSLLIGPDQPWLSTTGFLDKIDENLQKAMA from the coding sequence ATGGCGAAGATCAAGGTGGCGAACCCGGTCGTCGAACTCGACGGCGACGAGATGACCCGCATCATCTGGCAGTTCATCAAGGACAAGCTGATCCACCCTTATCTCGACCTGAAGCTTGAATATTACGACCTCGGCATCGAGCACCGCGACGCCACCAACGACCAGGTGACCATCGATTCGGCCAACGCCATCAAGAAATGGGGCGTCGGCGTGAAATGCGCGACGATCACGCCCGACGAGCAGCGCGTCGAGGAATTCAAGCTGAAGAAGATGTGGAAGTCGCCGAACGGCACTATCCGCAACATCCTCGGCGGCACCATTTTCCGCGAGCCGATCATCATGAAGAACGTGCCGCGCCTGGTGCCGGGTTGGACCAAGCCGATCATCGTCGGCCGTCACGCCTTTGGCGACCAGTACCGCGCCACTGATTTCCGCTTTCCGGGCAAAGGCAAGCTGACGATCAAGTTCGTCGGCGAGGACGGCCAGGTGATCGAGCATGATGTGTACGATGCACCCGGCGCCGGTGTCGCCATGGCCATGTACAATCTCGACGAGTCGATCCGCGAATTCGCCCGCGCCTCGCTGAACTACGGCCTGCTGCGCAACTATCCGGTCTATCTCTCGACCAAGAACACCATCCTCAAGGCCTATGACGGCCGCTTCAAGGACATTTTCCAGGAGGTCTACGAGGCCGAATTCGAGGCCGAGTTCAAGTCGAAGAAGCTGTGGTACGAGCACCGCCTGATCGACGACATGGTGGCGTCCGCCCTGAAATGGTCGGGCGGCTATGTCTGGGCCTGCAAGAACTATGACGGCGACGTGCAGTCCGACACGGTGGCGCAAGGCTTCGGCTCGCTCGGCCTGATGACCTCGGTGCTGATGACGCCGGACGGCAAAACCGTTGAGGCGGAAGCCGCGCACGGCACCGTCACCCGCCACTACCGCCAGCACCAGAAGGGCGAGGAAACCTCGACGAATTCGATCGCCTCGATCTTCGCCTGGACGCGTGGCCTCGCCCACCGCGCCAAGCTCGACGACAATGCCGAGCTGAAGCGCTTTGCCGAGACGCTGGAAAAGGTCTGCATCCAGACCGTCGAGAGCGGTTTCATGACCAAGGACCTGTCGCTGTTGATCGGCCCCGATCAGCCCTGGCTGTCGACCACCGGCTTCCTCGACAAGATCGACGAGAATTTGCAGAAGGCGATGGCGTAA
- a CDS encoding RNA methyltransferase, producing MPVIKDPDSTAPAGPAIVLVEPQLGENIGMVARAMANFGLSELRLVNPRDGWPSEKARAAASRADHVIDAVKVFDDLASALADLNFVFATTARQRDGFKSVRGPVEAGRVLRARHGMGQRTGILFGRERFGLYNDEVGLADEIVTFPVDPDFSSLNIAQAALLMSYEWMKSGLEDETKTNFTGPEMKPASKEELYGLFAYLEGALEARGYFRPAPKKPKMVDNLRAVLTRAGFAEPELKVLRGIISSLDRFSPAMPRGDGSPGDDPRRLPAAARSRAADKED from the coding sequence ATGCCTGTCATCAAAGATCCCGATAGCACTGCACCCGCCGGTCCGGCGATCGTCCTCGTCGAGCCGCAGCTTGGTGAGAACATCGGCATGGTCGCCCGCGCCATGGCCAATTTCGGTCTGTCGGAGCTGCGCCTGGTCAACCCGCGCGACGGCTGGCCGAGCGAGAAGGCGCGCGCCGCCGCCAGCCGCGCCGACCATGTCATCGACGCCGTGAAGGTGTTCGACGACCTGGCCTCGGCGCTGGCCGATCTGAACTTCGTTTTCGCCACCACCGCCAGGCAGCGCGACGGCTTCAAATCCGTGCGCGGGCCGGTGGAGGCGGGCAGGGTGCTGCGCGCCCGCCATGGCATGGGGCAGCGCACCGGCATCCTGTTCGGCCGCGAGCGCTTCGGTCTCTACAATGACGAGGTCGGCCTTGCCGACGAGATCGTCACCTTTCCCGTCGATCCCGATTTCTCTTCGCTCAACATCGCCCAGGCGGCCTTGCTGATGTCCTATGAGTGGATGAAGTCCGGCCTGGAGGACGAGACCAAGACCAATTTCACCGGGCCGGAGATGAAGCCGGCCAGCAAGGAAGAGCTGTACGGCCTGTTCGCCTATCTCGAAGGCGCACTCGAGGCTCGCGGCTATTTCCGGCCGGCGCCGAAGAAGCCGAAGATGGTCGACAATCTGCGCGCCGTGCTGACGCGCGCCGGTTTCGCCGAACCGGAGCTCAAAGTACTGCGCGGCATTATTTCCTCACTCGACAGGTTTTCCCCGGCGATGCCGCGTGGCGACGGCTCGCCGGGAGACGATCCAAGACGACTTCCGGCCGCTGCCCGAAGTCGGGCGGCAGACAAAGAAGATTAA
- the alaS gene encoding alanine--tRNA ligase — MSGVNEIRSTFLDYFRKEGHEVVASSPLVPRNDPTLMFTNAGMVQFKNVFTGLEKRSYSRATTAQKSVRAGGKHNDLDNVGYTARHLTFFEMLGNFSFGDYFKERAIELAWNLITKEFGLKKDKLLVTVYHTDDEAAGFWKKIAGFSDDRIIRIPTSDNFWAMGDTGPCGPCSEIFIDRGEHIWGGPPGSPEEDGDRFLEFWNLVFMQYEQVTKEERIDLPRPSIDTGMGLERMASILQGVESVFETDLFRHLIDAASSVLGRAPDAETVASYRVIADHLRSSSFLVADGVLPSNEGRGYVLRRIMRRAMRHAQLLGANEPLMWKLVPALVREMGQAYPELLRGEQLITETLKLEETRFRKTLVRGLGLLSEATETLHAGDMLDGETAFKLYDTYGFPLDLTQDALRQRNISVDLAGFTNAMEQQKAEARKHWTGSGEAATETVWFSVREQTGATEFLGYETEAAEGLIQALVKDGKTVDSAGKGDAVAVVVNQTPFYGESGGQMGDTGIISGEGFSIEISDTQKKADGLFVHLGKVASGTVKTGAAVELKVDHARRTRLRANHSATHLIHEALREVLGTHVAQKGSLVAPERLRFDISHNKPISAEELEEVERMANEIVVQNSPVTTRLMSVDDAIAEGAMALFGEKYGDEVRVVSMGTGLHGAKANRPYSVELCGGTHVRATGDIGLVRVVSDSAVAAGVRRIEALTGEAARKHLDEQDRRLKAAAAVLKISPADVPARVEALLEERKKLEKDLTEARKKLALGGGAAAGAPSENETVAGVGFLGKAVSGVSPKDLKPLADAGKSSLGSGVVVFVGAGEDNKASVVVAVTDDLVGRFSAVDLVRVASAALGGQGGGGRPDMAQAGGPDASKANDAIAAVKAALEAA; from the coding sequence ATGAGTGGCGTGAACGAGATCCGGTCGACATTTCTCGACTATTTCCGCAAGGAGGGCCACGAGGTCGTGGCCTCGAGCCCGCTCGTGCCGCGCAACGATCCGACATTGATGTTCACCAATGCCGGCATGGTGCAGTTCAAGAACGTCTTCACCGGTCTGGAGAAGCGGTCTTATTCGCGTGCCACCACCGCCCAGAAGAGCGTTCGCGCCGGCGGCAAGCACAACGACCTCGACAATGTCGGCTACACCGCGCGCCATCTGACTTTCTTCGAGATGCTCGGCAATTTCTCCTTCGGCGACTATTTCAAGGAGCGCGCCATCGAGCTTGCCTGGAACCTGATCACCAAAGAGTTCGGTCTGAAGAAGGACAAGCTGCTGGTCACCGTCTATCACACCGACGATGAGGCGGCCGGCTTCTGGAAGAAGATCGCCGGTTTCTCGGACGATCGCATCATTCGCATCCCGACCTCGGACAATTTCTGGGCGATGGGCGACACCGGCCCTTGCGGACCGTGCTCGGAAATCTTCATCGACCGTGGCGAGCACATCTGGGGAGGTCCTCCCGGCAGCCCCGAGGAGGATGGCGATCGCTTCCTCGAATTCTGGAACCTGGTGTTCATGCAGTATGAACAGGTGACGAAGGAGGAGCGCATCGACCTGCCGCGCCCCTCGATCGACACCGGCATGGGCCTAGAGCGCATGGCCTCGATCCTGCAAGGGGTGGAAAGCGTCTTCGAAACCGATCTGTTCCGGCACCTGATCGATGCGGCGTCCTCCGTGCTTGGGCGCGCTCCCGATGCGGAAACGGTGGCGTCCTACCGCGTCATTGCCGATCACCTGCGCTCGTCCTCCTTCCTGGTCGCCGACGGTGTGCTGCCGTCGAACGAAGGCCGCGGTTATGTGCTGCGTCGCATCATGCGCCGCGCCATGCGGCACGCGCAGCTGCTCGGCGCGAACGAGCCGCTGATGTGGAAGCTGGTGCCGGCGCTGGTGCGCGAGATGGGCCAGGCCTATCCCGAACTGCTGCGCGGCGAACAGTTGATTACAGAGACGCTGAAGCTCGAGGAGACGCGCTTCCGCAAGACGCTGGTGCGCGGCCTCGGCCTGCTCTCCGAAGCGACGGAAACGCTGCATGCCGGCGACATGCTGGATGGCGAGACGGCTTTCAAGCTCTACGACACCTACGGCTTCCCGCTCGATCTGACGCAGGACGCGCTGCGCCAGCGCAACATCTCGGTCGATCTTGCCGGCTTCACCAATGCGATGGAGCAGCAGAAGGCCGAAGCGCGCAAGCATTGGACCGGGTCCGGCGAGGCCGCGACGGAGACGGTGTGGTTCTCCGTGCGCGAACAGACCGGTGCCACCGAGTTCCTCGGCTACGAGACTGAAGCTGCGGAAGGCCTGATCCAGGCGCTGGTCAAAGACGGCAAGACCGTCGACAGCGCCGGCAAGGGCGACGCCGTCGCGGTGGTCGTCAACCAGACCCCGTTTTACGGCGAGTCCGGCGGCCAGATGGGCGATACTGGTATCATCTCGGGCGAAGGCTTCTCGATCGAGATTTCCGACACGCAGAAGAAGGCCGACGGGCTGTTCGTGCATCTCGGCAAGGTGGCGAGCGGAACCGTCAAGACGGGCGCTGCCGTCGAGCTCAAGGTCGATCATGCGCGCCGCACCAGGCTGCGCGCCAACCATTCCGCCACGCATCTGATCCATGAGGCGCTGCGCGAGGTGCTGGGCACCCATGTCGCGCAAAAGGGCTCGCTGGTGGCGCCGGAGCGTCTGCGTTTCGACATCTCGCACAACAAGCCGATCTCGGCCGAAGAGCTTGAAGAGGTCGAGCGCATGGCCAATGAAATCGTCGTGCAGAACAGCCCGGTGACGACGCGCCTGATGTCGGTCGACGACGCCATAGCCGAGGGCGCCATGGCGCTGTTCGGCGAGAAGTACGGCGACGAGGTGCGCGTCGTGTCGATGGGCACGGGGCTGCATGGCGCCAAGGCCAACCGGCCCTATTCGGTCGAACTCTGCGGTGGCACCCATGTCCGGGCGACCGGCGATATAGGCCTGGTCCGCGTCGTCTCCGACAGCGCGGTCGCCGCCGGCGTTCGCCGGATCGAGGCGCTGACCGGCGAGGCGGCCAGAAAACATCTCGACGAGCAGGACAGGCGCCTGAAGGCGGCGGCGGCCGTACTGAAGATCTCGCCCGCCGACGTGCCGGCGCGCGTCGAGGCTTTGCTCGAAGAGCGCAAGAAGCTCGAGAAGGACCTGACCGAAGCGCGCAAGAAACTGGCGCTGGGTGGCGGTGCGGCTGCGGGTGCGCCGTCGGAGAATGAGACGGTCGCGGGCGTCGGCTTCCTCGGCAAGGCGGTCTCCGGCGTGTCACCCAAGGATCTGAAGCCGCTGGCCGATGCCGGCAAGAGCTCGCTCGGCTCGGGCGTCGTCGTCTTCGTCGGTGCCGGCGAGGACAATAAGGCCAGCGTCGTCGTTGCCGTCACCGACGACCTCGTCGGCCGCTTCAGCGCTGTCGACCTGGTGCGTGTGGCCTCCGCCGCGCTGGGCGGGCAGGGCGGTGGCGGGCGGCCAGACATGGCCCAGGCCGGTGGCCCAGACGCCTCGAAGGCCAATGATGCGATCGCGGCTGTGAAGGCGGCGCTCGAAGCCGCCTGA
- a CDS encoding DUF2269 family protein, which yields MSFWADILRWAHVIGATVLFGTGAGIAFFMLMAQRTGRADLVAHVAGTVVIADTIFTATAVIVQPITGVLLARAVGWPLSEGWIVLSLLLYVVTGLFWLPVVWIQIRIRNLARQAVLENAPLPAEEKRLFRIWFACGFPAFSAVLAILWRMVTRPEINL from the coding sequence ATGAGCTTCTGGGCCGACATATTGCGCTGGGCGCATGTCATCGGCGCCACGGTTCTGTTCGGCACCGGCGCCGGTATCGCCTTCTTCATGCTGATGGCGCAACGCACCGGCCGCGCCGATCTCGTCGCCCATGTCGCCGGCACGGTCGTCATTGCAGATACGATTTTTACGGCGACCGCCGTCATCGTGCAGCCGATCACGGGCGTGTTGCTGGCGCGGGCCGTGGGCTGGCCGCTCTCCGAAGGCTGGATCGTGCTGTCTCTGCTGCTTTATGTCGTGACCGGTCTGTTCTGGCTGCCGGTGGTCTGGATCCAGATTCGGATCCGGAATCTGGCACGGCAGGCGGTCCTCGAAAACGCACCGCTGCCCGCTGAAGAGAAGCGCCTGTTTCGCATCTGGTTTGCTTGCGGCTTTCCGGCCTTTAGCGCTGTGCTTGCGATCCTTTGGCGGATGGTGACCCGGCCGGAAATTAATCTTTAG
- a CDS encoding demethoxyubiquinone hydroxylase family protein: MADLSRRDALTIARIVRVNHAGEFGAIRIYSAQILIARRFWPDCVPSLSEMLGHERIHSAAFRAAMPARQSRPCRVMQFWSWGGWLLGFLTALLGPQGIWACTAAVEAAVHHHLDDQLFFLANRDHDLHSIILAIREEELAHLHHAEEQLKSPGPALNLLRSLISIATDVLIWLSTWGDSNRMTRALEAAKRGGVV; the protein is encoded by the coding sequence ATGGCTGACCTTTCTCGCCGGGACGCGCTCACCATTGCCAGAATAGTCAGGGTCAACCACGCCGGTGAGTTCGGTGCGATCAGGATCTACTCGGCGCAGATTCTTATAGCCAGGCGCTTTTGGCCGGATTGCGTACCATCCTTGTCGGAAATGCTCGGGCACGAGCGCATTCATAGCGCTGCCTTCCGCGCCGCCATGCCGGCGAGACAGTCGCGACCGTGCCGGGTGATGCAATTCTGGAGCTGGGGCGGCTGGCTGCTAGGCTTTCTGACCGCCCTGCTCGGCCCGCAAGGCATCTGGGCCTGTACTGCGGCGGTCGAGGCGGCGGTTCACCACCATCTTGACGATCAGCTCTTCTTTCTGGCCAACCGCGACCACGACCTGCACAGCATCATCCTGGCGATCCGTGAGGAAGAGCTCGCTCATCTTCATCACGCCGAAGAGCAGCTGAAATCGCCCGGCCCGGCGCTGAACCTTCTGCGGTCACTGATTTCGATCGCCACCGACGTGCTGATCTGGCTGTCCACCTGGGGTGACTCCAACAGAATGACGCGCGCACTGGAGGCGGCAAAGCGAGGTGGCGTGGTCTAA
- a CDS encoding carbohydrate kinase family protein, with product MVKSAKILAVGGAHIDRRGQVSGAYVPAASNPGTMREDVGGGVFNALRSTVRRGVSASLLSMRGGDAAGDTVSRAVAEAGIADLSAVFLDRTTPSYTALIDREGELIVGFADMALYDLAFPKQMRRSKVREAVAAADAILCDANLPSSALERLVSLAASKPVYAIAISPAKVVRLIPVFGALALVFMNRREAVALAGVHADAAERDVIDGLRCSGLASGVVTAGSAPVLGFDETGAFTIMPPAPRKIADVTGAGDALAGATIAALLRGLPLRQALREGVAAATLAIESADAVPDFTAAAFADALALVPEAREVA from the coding sequence ATGGTGAAATCCGCAAAAATACTGGCCGTGGGCGGCGCCCATATCGACCGGCGTGGCCAGGTGTCCGGCGCTTATGTGCCGGCCGCGTCCAATCCCGGTACGATGCGCGAAGATGTCGGCGGCGGCGTCTTCAACGCGCTGCGCAGCACGGTGCGGCGCGGCGTCTCCGCTTCGCTGCTTTCGATGCGGGGCGGCGATGCCGCGGGCGATACCGTTTCCCGCGCTGTCGCCGAGGCTGGGATCGCCGATCTGTCGGCAGTCTTCCTCGACCGCACGACACCGAGCTACACGGCGTTGATCGATCGCGAGGGCGAATTGATCGTCGGCTTTGCCGACATGGCGCTCTATGACCTGGCATTCCCCAAGCAGATGCGGCGCTCCAAGGTCCGCGAGGCGGTCGCCGCCGCCGATGCCATCCTGTGTGACGCCAATCTGCCGTCTTCGGCACTGGAACGGCTGGTTTCGCTCGCCGCCAGCAAGCCGGTCTATGCCATTGCCATTTCGCCGGCCAAGGTGGTGCGGCTAATACCGGTGTTCGGCGCGCTGGCGCTGGTCTTCATGAACCGGCGCGAGGCCGTCGCGCTGGCCGGCGTCCATGCAGATGCCGCCGAGCGGGATGTCATCGATGGGTTGCGATGCAGCGGCCTCGCCAGCGGCGTCGTCACGGCGGGCAGCGCGCCGGTGCTGGGCTTCGATGAAACAGGCGCCTTTACGATCATGCCACCTGCTCCGAGAAAAATCGCTGACGTCACCGGCGCCGGCGATGCACTGGCGGGCGCGACGATCGCGGCCCTGCTGCGCGGCCTGCCTTTGCGCCAGGCCTTGCGCGAGGGCGTTGCGGCGGCGACGCTGGCCATAGAAAGCGCCGACGCCGTTCCCGATTTCACCGCTGCGGCCTTTGCGGATGCTCTGGCTCTTGTGCCGGAAGCCAGGGAAGTGGCATGA
- the recA gene encoding recombinase RecA produces the protein MAQNSLRLVEDKAVDKSKALDAALSQIERAFGKGSIMRLGANEQVVEIETVPTGSLGLDIALGVGGLPRGRIIEIYGPESSGKTTLALHTVAEAQKKGGICAFVDAEHALDPVYARKLGVDLENLLISQPDTGEQALEICDTLVRSGAIDVLVVDSVAALTPRAEIEGEMGDSLPGLQARLMSQALRKLTASISRSNTMVIFINQIRMKIGVMFGSPETTTGGNALKFYASVRLDIRRIGSVKDRDEVVGNQTRVKVVKNKLAPPFKVVEFDIMYGEGVSKTGELVDLGVKAGVVEKSGAWFSYNSQRLGQGRENAKLFLRDNPDTAREIELALRQNAGLIAEKFLENGGSEGGDDGFEDEAGAM, from the coding sequence ATGGCTCAGAATTCTTTGCGGCTTGTAGAGGATAAGGCAGTGGACAAATCAAAGGCTCTGGATGCGGCGCTGTCGCAAATCGAGCGGGCTTTCGGCAAGGGCTCGATCATGCGGCTCGGCGCGAACGAGCAGGTCGTCGAGATCGAAACGGTGCCGACCGGCTCGCTTGGCCTCGACATCGCGCTTGGCGTCGGCGGCCTGCCGCGCGGCCGCATCATCGAGATCTACGGGCCGGAAAGCTCGGGCAAGACGACGCTGGCGCTGCACACCGTGGCCGAAGCCCAGAAGAAGGGCGGCATCTGCGCCTTCGTCGACGCCGAACACGCACTCGATCCGGTCTATGCCCGCAAGCTTGGCGTCGACCTTGAAAACCTGCTGATCTCGCAGCCCGACACCGGCGAGCAGGCGCTGGAAATCTGCGACACGCTGGTGCGTTCCGGCGCCATAGACGTGCTGGTGGTCGATTCGGTCGCGGCACTGACGCCGCGCGCCGAAATCGAGGGCGAGATGGGCGATTCGCTGCCGGGTCTTCAAGCTCGTTTGATGAGCCAGGCGCTGCGCAAGCTGACCGCATCGATCTCGCGCTCCAACACCATGGTCATCTTCATCAACCAGATCCGCATGAAGATCGGCGTCATGTTCGGTTCGCCCGAAACCACGACCGGCGGCAACGCGCTGAAATTCTATGCGTCGGTGCGCCTCGACATCCGCCGCATCGGCTCGGTCAAGGATCGCGACGAGGTCGTTGGCAACCAGACCCGCGTCAAGGTGGTCAAGAACAAGCTGGCGCCGCCCTTCAAGGTGGTTGAATTCGACATCATGTATGGCGAGGGCGTGTCCAAGACCGGCGAACTGGTCGATCTCGGCGTCAAGGCCGGCGTGGTCGAGAAGTCGGGCGCCTGGTTCTCCTACAATTCGCAGCGTCTCGGCCAGGGTCGCGAAAATGCCAAACTGTTCCTGCGCGACAATCCCGATACCGCACGAGAGATCGAACTGGCGCTCAGGCAGAATGCTGGGCTGATCGCCGAAAAATTCCTCGAAAACGGTGGCTCTGAAGGCGGCGATGACGGTTTTGAGGACGAAGCCGGCGCGATGTAG
- a CDS encoding glutathione S-transferase family protein → MAKPVVYGADYSVYVRIVRLVLAEKGVDYELVPVDVFAAEGIPAWYFEHHPFGRIPAFEHDGFRLFETSAIARYVDEAFDGPALLPVDLRARATMNQIIGMLDAYAYRSMVWDVAVERLEKEVPDEALIGNGLRQAETVLKVLTALKAPGPWLLGDQLTLADLHAAPIIAYFLKVSDGQRLMAAFADIQAWWDRLAKRPSLAAG, encoded by the coding sequence ATGGCCAAGCCGGTCGTCTATGGGGCGGATTACAGCGTCTATGTGCGCATTGTCCGCCTCGTGCTCGCGGAAAAAGGCGTCGACTACGAGCTTGTGCCGGTCGATGTCTTTGCCGCCGAGGGCATTCCAGCCTGGTATTTCGAACATCACCCGTTCGGCCGCATTCCGGCCTTCGAACATGATGGCTTTCGCCTGTTCGAAACCAGCGCGATTGCCCGCTATGTCGACGAGGCATTCGACGGCCCTGCGCTGTTGCCCGTGGACTTGCGCGCCCGCGCGACCATGAACCAGATCATTGGCATGCTCGACGCCTACGCCTATCGGTCCATGGTCTGGGACGTTGCCGTCGAACGGCTGGAGAAAGAAGTCCCCGACGAGGCGCTGATCGGCAACGGGCTGCGACAGGCCGAAACGGTGCTCAAGGTGCTCACCGCACTCAAGGCACCGGGACCGTGGCTGCTCGGTGACCAGCTGACGCTGGCCGACCTGCATGCGGCGCCGATCATCGCCTATTTCCTCAAGGTCTCCGACGGGCAAAGGCTGATGGCAGCGTTCGCCGACATCCAGGCCTGGTGGGACCGCCTCGCAAAGCGTCCGAGCTTGGCGGCGGGCTGA